The sequence below is a genomic window from Corvus cornix cornix isolate S_Up_H32 chromosome 1, ASM73873v5, whole genome shotgun sequence.
AACTTGTGTAGtacatttctgtgctgaacTGCACTGGATGACAGGCACTGATTAGAAATTCTGTGTTCCTGCACAGAAGTTGGCTTAAAGGGTCAATAGGTTGAGGTGTAACCTATGTTCACAAtgatggatttaattttttttctcaaaaggcACTATCATTGTCAAAATGCAATGCGTTGCATTGGTTATTGCATCGTGGAGAGGTTTTGGAGGGTGTGAGATTTATTTGTGGAGGGAGGCAAGATTCTGTTGGCGAAAATAGCTTGGTTTAGCTTTTGGAGCACGCAAAGCAAAAAGGGAACCTTACAACGGCTGAATACACGGCTACAGAACAGGGGTCTAGTAGACAGGATGGCTCTAGCATTGCAGTTTGTGTGCTTGTCTCACTCACgcctgcagccctgcttggGGCACATTTCAGTTCAGAACTTTAAGGTTCTTTTAACATgtctttgttgttgttctttttgtttgttggttggtttgtttgttttaaagcaaagcttGTCAAATCAGTTCTGAGGCACTGTTTACTGGTCACAGCAGTATTGTGTTCCGCCATGCCCAGGCTGAGATTGCCTCCCAGCCCTTCAGAACTCACACTGAGGGCAAACCTATTTGTGAACTGAGCACTGCAGGATCAGACCGTACAGCAAACCCAAGGCTGATCTTTGGAAATGTCAATTTTCTCACCATTAGAGATGCTCTCAAAGATATCAGTGGATTAATACAGTTCACTTCAATCTTCACAGTTCCATGTATACCATGGCTATATGTAAACATgcgtttgtgtgtgtgtatgtaatGTAGCACATGCCATACATCTTGTTTGCTTTAAGATTTAAAGGTAGAATTTGCTTTGTTGAAGTCTGAGGTCAATAAAACTAAGAACTAATGTTTTGCTTCAGTGCCATGACTTACTGCTGCTCCATGAAAGCCTGGTGGCTCACTTTAATCACAGTATGATGGTAAACTAATGGCATCTCTTAGCTGACTCTCAAGTCCTGCATTTCTCATCAGTTTTCATTCTTAGTATAGCTCAGGCAGCACTCATAGTGTCAAAAAGAAGTAAATGCTTCAAGcagacaaatttatttttggcaCTTTGACTGTCTCATTCTAGCATTATATATATGAGTGCTTAAATCAATCAGTGCATTAGCtcctaagaaaaagaaagacgAAGAACAAATGTGAAGTAGTTTTTGCCTGGATGCAGCCTACAGAAAGTTGCCCTCCTTGGTAGGAAATGTTTAGTTTAATGCTCACATAAGATATACAGAGGACTTAAATGTTAGCTGGTTTGTGTTATGTCTTGAGTGTAACCTGTGCCATGACACGTTCAGCACCGTGTTCATAGGTGGTGTAGCTTGAAGTAGAAACCCTGTTCTACTGACATTTATTAGCCTCTTGTTTTTACTCAGTAATACAATTAATGGATAAATAGTTTCCCTAATTTACAAAAGAGTTATACTAGGTTAAAGatcttatttatttaaaaccaggatttgagaaaaataatgtaGATTTATATGAAGAAAGTTTagaaaattctaaaattctATGCAATAAAAGCGCCAGAAAATACCTagtagaaataaaacagcatgGCTGTGTACTTCTAAAATTGCTCTCCCAAGTTCTTAAAGGATTTAGGAAAAGAACAATTATCAGGAATGCTTAGTAGGCAGACCTGAAGCAAAACATCATGATAAATTCCATGTCCAGTTAAGTCATGAAGTGTGCTAAATAACCATATGTGATCTTTGTTGCAGTTTGCTTGTTCTGATAGCTCTGATTGTTCAGAGGCGTCAGAGGTTTTTGAGTAGTTAGGGTATAGTTTCTACACTTACACAAAATATTCAAGTAGAATAGATGATCTTAACATTGTGGTGTTAGGATTCCATGTCTTTGTGGTTGATTCAGTAAGTGGCTGTGATCTCTAagagctctgatttttttaaaagtagtcCCATAACTtgtctcaaaaatattttgaagacaaACACCACAGTGACTCCAAATATAAACAAAGCCTGCAGAgtgatttctgctttctgtaggAACATATTCaaacttgttttttcttattctgttcTTTAAGAGATGATAAATTGGAAATAAGTAGAATGCAGCTGATACCAACAAGATTAATGAAATTTACGATACTTGTTTACTAAAACTAGCTGATAAATTATGTGCAAAATTGTTAAGATGTGAgaggagaaagtaaaaaaaaaaaggaaaatagttgGATAAGTATCTTTactgtttaagaaaaagaaattaaacacttTGGTGGTTGCTAAATATGTTTAAATTGGTATGTCTCATGTATATGTTTATGGTACAGCTATTTGGGTTCTTCATTCCCATGTATCTTACTTTCTGAATATCACAGTTCACTAGATAATGCTGCCTTTAGAAGATCATGATCTCTGTAAACCATTCCAATTTGACTTAGAATATGTTACTAAATGCTTGATTTCTGAATACCTAAGTTAGGCACCGTCAACCTTAAAATGTATTATCCTTTGCTTCCCCCTGCACACACTACCTTGTGAAAATCATTTGGATTTTCACTGTGTTGAAGTAAAATAGTTTTCTTCCCATAAAGagtaaaacaaaaggagaatGGAGATAATCTGGAACTTCTCTTTCTGTACTGAGAGTTTACACTAGGTGGCATGCAAGGAAAGCCAAAATCACAAACCTGTCTTAAAATCACTGAAGTTAAAATCTCAGACTTGTTTTGGGATATTTTTACCTTCTCTTTTGATCACTTTTAAATGTCTTTACAGGTTGAAATGTCCTCTTGCTGGTACAAATAAAAGATTTCTTATTAATACCATCAAAAACACGTTGCCATCTCAAAAAGAACAAGACCAAGAGCGTGAGCAAAAGGAAGACAATAAGGAGTCTGAGccaaacaaaagcaggaaagaagaaaaaccaaagaaacGCAGAATTCACCCATACACACCCAGCTTTCAGTCCAGAAGGAGAGTCAGCTACTCTCCTCCAAGGCACCAAAGCAGGAACCAGCACACAAAGGATAAACATGAAAAGCGATCAAGCAAGCGATGAGGAGAGTGACAAGTATGTGTTGTTACAAGTCAGGAATGTCATTAAGTATAGGAAAGCAGGGGTGTCTCAGTTTTTCAGGAAGAGATGATGTTCAAACTTGCGTGTTGAACCAAGTTGCCTGTGTGAGAGGTAACCTTGAGGTAGCTTTAGAAACTTTCCTTTGGGActtaagagaaaagcaaagtacaGCATAAAACTTTCAGTTGTTTTAGAAAAGACATTCCCTTTACTCCattcctctctccccttctgACTAAGCTTAGGGTCTTGGTGATGAAGCGTGATATGTGTGTCACTGTCTAATACAAATCATTTAGTCATGTCACTCTtctggaaataaatttaaattaagcaGAATTCTATTTATTGCATGAAGTTTGCAGAACTTCTTTGCTGCTAGCCAATAAAGAAGTTTTGCTTATTTGGTTTAGAATGtagaagaagagaaagctggTCAGTGCCTGGCCAAGCACATGCATTTTGTATAGAATAGAAGAGATTGCTTTCTTTAgtataaaaaccccaaattttaaATGGGCaatgctggttttgctttccaggAGGGACTGCTGGGAAATAGTGACTTTGCTTGTTAATGTATATTCACAAACCTATCATAGATAACAATAAACATTACCCCTAAAAAGCTGCAACTGCAATAATTGTCTCTGTTTAGACTTCCCTCTGTAAGGAAGTAGTTTTAACAGTCT
It includes:
- the LOC104689891 gene encoding protein POLR1D isoform X1, translating into MEEDPELERKAVEELLKEAKRGRTRAETMGAMGWLKCPLAGTNKRFLINTIKNTLPSQKEQDQEREQKEDNKESEPNKSRKEEKPKKRRIHPYTPSFQSRRRVSYSPPRHQSRNQHTKDKHEKRSSKR
- the LOC104689891 gene encoding protein POLR1D isoform X2, whose amino-acid sequence is MGAMGWLKCPLAGTNKRFLINTIKNTLPSQKEQDQEREQKEDNKESEPNKSRKEEKPKKRRIHPYTPSFQSRRRVSYSPPRHQSRNQHTKDKHEKRSSKR